GAAAACTTGATGATATAGCCGAAATAGTTTACTACCATCACGAACGATGGGATGGTAAAGGCTACCCGGCTGGTTTAAAAGGAAAGGAAATTCCATTATTGTCGAGAATATTGGCAGTTGTTGATGCATACCAAGCTATGATTAGTGATAGACCTTATCGCAAGGCGCTATCAGTGAAGCAGGCTAAAAAGGAGTTGATTAAAAATGCAGGGACACAATTTGATCCAGCTGTTGTTGATGCACTTCTGAAATTGGAAGATAAAGAAGAAAAAGTAGAAATAGTCCAAGAGGAACTTATAGAATCAGGACTTGAAAGAAGACGATATCCGAGGGTACAGGCAGATTTTGGGATAAAATATAGGATAAAAGAAGCAAGAGTTGATTTTAAGGATGGGAAAAGTGTTAACATTAGTGAACGTGGAATAATGTTCGTCTCTTCAGAAAATTTAGTTCAGGAGAGTAGCTTAGAATTAAAAATTCAGTTGCCCGCCTCTTATGGAACTATAGAGACAAAGGGTCGAATATGTTACATTGCAGATGATTCTACCCCCGAGAAAAAATCTTATCGATGTGGCATTGCTTTTCAAAGATTAGGTAGTAAAGATCAAAATAAAATAAAACAATTTGTTAAAGATACAATTTATTCATTTGAACTCAACAAGTAGAGGAGAAAAGGATTTGTTTGACAAATTTCATCAAAAAATGTATGAATATTAAAATTAAATCTATGTTCATTTAGTAGAGCAAAGCATTGAATTTTTGTAATTTATTATTAAATAAGAGGTTATAACTTTCAAACATTGAAAAAGGCTAGATTTTAACAAGGTTGTGTTATAAATGAGAGGTAATGTTAATGGAACAAGTTATACTTGTTCAACCTGAAGGGATATTTACGAGAAATTCAAGCATCATCGAAGATAATTCTTTATGGTGGTCTTATTTAAGGGAAGTATGTCGCTTGCGAGGAGACATATTTTTCACTGAAGGACTTTTAGATAAAGAAGATCTCACCAGGGACGGTCGTGAGACCGATGTTTATGATAAGTTGGCAACTCATTTTTTGGCAATTGAAAACGAGAAAGTGGTAGGCACGGTGCGAATGGTAGATTCATTATCTTTAGATAAAAATTTAAAAGAGATACCTTCACAAATCCTTTTCCAAAAACTGGGCTTACAAAAGTATGAGACAGCACTCCAATATTTATTAGCTGAGTTAAAGCAAAAAAACAGGAGGGTAGTAGAGTGTTCGAGATTAGTTATCGATGAAGCTTATCGAAGATTTAGGAATGTACATAGCCAGGTTGCTATATCACTAATAACATCTATTGCGTGGTTCTGTTCTGAAAACCATATAGATGATATGATTATCACCAGTGGGAGCAAATACAAAACATCAACCATTTATAAACGAATTGGCTTTAATCCCGTTTTTGATTTTAACGATAGCTGTCCATTAGAACCATTTTATTATGAAAGATTTAACGATTATTCAGAATTGATGCATTGTCCAGTAAAGAAGGGTATAAAGAATTTGTCAGAATTTATGGATAGATTAAAGCCAGTTTATCAAAGGGCAAAGATTATCAAAAAAAGATAAATTTTGCTTTGAAAGGGAGGTACTGAATGGCGGAAGAAAAGAGAAAATTCCTTAGGATAAGGGCAGATTTTGGCATAAAATACAAAATTAAAGATTCCCATTCCCCACCAAAAAAAGCAGTTAGTGTAAATATTAGCGAGGGTGGAATAATGATAAAGGTATCGGAGAAATTGGATATTAGAACAATATTAGAACTAAAGATAACCTTGCCTTCGCCTCATGTTACCATAAGTAGTTTAGGACAGGTGATATATGTTTTGGATAATTATTGGGATGAATATCCTCCTTACAGATATGGTGTTGAATTCCTTGAGTTAAAGAAGAAAGATAGGGAAGTGATAAGAAAATTTGTAAATGAGGCAATTGCTAAATTGGATTGGAAACATTGGTTATAAAGCGTGAGATAAGGAAACAGAATAAGGGGAAAAGAAAATTAAAAATCTATTAAAAAGGAAAAGGCTATGAAAAATAAACAGAAGAATATTGAAAAGAGAGCCTCCCGTAGATTTGCCATTTCTCTCCCAGTAACTTATAATATCACCATACCTCCATTTAAAAAGCAACTAAAGATAAGGACAATAGCTAAAGATATTAGCGCGCGAGGTATCGGTTTTGTTGGTAGCAATAAACCCCCCTTAGTTATGAATCTCCAAATTGGGTTTCCTCCAAAAGATAAGAGTGTTAAATCTACTAAATCCAAATTTATTAACGTAAAAGCACGCATAACTCATAGCAAACCAATTTCAAAGGAGCATAAAGACATCTTTCGCACAGGAGTTTGTTTTGTAGAGTTAAGTAAAAAGGATGTGGTTTTACTGAGAAAGTTTTTGGACAGATATAAAAAAAGATAAAATGCCTATTGACATAACTCACCAGTGAGAAAATGGGGATATGTAAAACAGACTTTTTCAAGGCAGACTAAGGTAGAAGGAGGATTTGCAAGGATGGGGCTAAAAGGGATAGTAGCTTTTTTGGGAAAGAAAGCTATCTGGGGATCAAATAAAAAGTTTCTGGCGTATTGTAAAAATTTGATAAATCAAGCTCCTGATTTACTTGACCGTGGGTTGGGGACGGCCTGTTCTGGACAGATGAAAGAGGTGATAGAGCTTTGTGAACGGAGAAAAAGGGAACGAGATAAGGAATTTTGGTGGGTTTATGCAATGGCTTGTTGTCTTTACCAGCAGGCTTTTTGTCGATTCGGGAGAAAAAGTGAAGGTCAATATTTAGAAAAAGCCAACCAAATAGCAGAGGAGAATGGTTTTACTGATATAGTCTTCTGGATTAATAAATGTAAACTCGACTACTCGGGTATTTGTGGAAGGACACACCAGGTCCAAGAGGCGCAAGGTCTGATTTTTAATTGTCTGAAAAGGATGAAAGAGTCGTCAACCTATGAGGTCTTCGTTCTGCCCGTTTTGGCCTGGGATGCCTTGAATCGGGGAGATTTTAAGTCAGCCCAGGAATGGGCAAGTAGGTTGTTAGAATTGGCTACTAAGTTAGGATATATAAACCTGCAGGTCCAGGGAAACGTGTTGTTAGGGAAGGTGGCCTTTGAATTAAAAAGAATGGAAGAGGCGTTATCGTACTTTAAGAAGGCTGTTTCCTTGGGACGGGAGAAAAAAGTGGAACAATTGATTCCTGCTCTTTATAATACGGCAGAGGTATTTTTAGAACAGAATAAAATAACCGAAGCCAAAGGGTATTTGGAGCAGACCCAACAAAGACTGGAAACGGAATTAGAATTGCCGGATTCTTATTATCATATCCATCTAATGAGGTTGCAGGGGTTGGTGGCTCAAGAAGAGAAGCAATTTGAAAGAGCAGAAGGGTATTTTAGTCAAGGTATTAAGATAGCTCAGTCCCAAGGGAATCTTTTAGAGGAAGGGATAATTCAGTTAAAGTTAGGCAAGTTTTACATGGAATTAAAAGACTTTGAGCAGGCAACCGTAGCTTTAGAGGAAGCCTCAGCTAAATTTATTATTATTGATAACCAGTTTCAATTATCTCGAGCCAATGAATCTCGCAAGGTTCTGAAGGAGAGGCAGAAGAGTTCCATAACTTCAGAGATAACTCAAAAACCACCTTCCCCGCTACGCCAACAAATAGAAATGCTGGATGAATTTATGAAACTGGTAGTTAGTAATTTGGACTTAGATGGAGTCTTGAACAATATTATTGAGTATATAATGAAGGTGACTAATGCTGACCGTGGATTTCTCATTCTGTTAGATGAAGCAGGAAGGCCTTATTCTCAGGTAATTCGGACAAAAGAAAAATTTGATCAAAAGAAGGATGCTCTTTTCAAAAATTTTAGCCACACCATTACTGAGAAAGTCCTGAAGACTCAGAGACCAATTTGGGTTACCGATGCTCAAGGTGACTCCCGTTTTGCAGATGCAGAAAGTGTTTTATCCCTGGATATCCGCTCAGTAGTTTGTGTCCCTTTAAAAAAAGAGAAAAAGGAAATTATTGGCTTGGTCTATATCGACAGACAATTTCTTGTTGATGTCTTTACATCTGATGATTTGGCTTTAGTGGAATCATTGGCTGAATACGCCTCAATAGCCTTGGTAAATGCCCGCTTACATTCTGGTGTGCAAAAGAAATTAAAAACTACTGAGATGCAGTTAATTCAGTCAGAGAAGATGGCCACTGTAGGTGTGTTAGCGGGCGGGGTAGCTCATGAAATCAACACTCCCTTAGGTGCTATTTTGCTCAATGCAGAGATACTGCTAAGGGAAATAGAGGCAAAACCCCATAAAGAAATGCTGGAGAAAATCGAAGAAAGTACACGGCAGTGTATGGGAATCATAGAAATGTTACTCCAATACTCAAGGAAAACCAGCGCTAAGTTTGAGGAGTTAGATTTGAATCGGGCTATTGATAGATCCTGTGCCTTTTTAGAACATCAATTGCTCCGGGATAAGATTCGTTTTCTCAAACAACAAGGGATGGTATCACCAATTGAGGGGAATTTTAATGAATTGATGCAAGTCTTTACCAATTTAATAATCAATGCTAAAGAGGCAATAAAATCCATTAAAGAATCTGGCACTATAACGATAAAGAGCTATCAACAGGGTGACTTTGTAGTAGTACAAATAAAAGATGATGGTATAGGAATACCTGAGGAGCACAACGGGAAAATATTTGATCCCTTTTTTACCACCAAAGATGTTGGTAAAGGTACAGGACTGGGACTTTCTATCGTATATAGGATTGTTGAGAATCATAAGGGTAGTATTGAAGTCTCCTCAAAGCTGCAAGAGGGGTCTACCTTTACCATAAGGATGCCGGTGAAAAAACGGGGAGTCTCTATTTAGCCAAAAGACCAGTGACTAAACCCTTAGAGCGTCTTAGAAAAGGAGAGGCGATTATTGGGGGAGGAAGATTAGACTACAGGACTTGGCCTTTCAGTAAGCCTTAAGATAATCGAAAAACACAGGGAGAAGATGGGCAAGGGCACAACCATTAGGGTAGAATTGCCCTTGGATAAGGAAAAATAGCAGGAAAGAAAAAGGAGGTAGGATTACAATGAAAGAGCGCATTCTGATCATAGAGGACGATAAGTCTTTCTGCAGGACTCTGACTCTTATATTAGAGAAGGAGGGCTATCTGGTAGTTGGTGCCAAGGATGCACACCAGGCCATTGAGGCAGCGAAAGAAACCTTCTTTGAGCTTATCATTGCTGATGTTAGACTACCTGGGGACATGGATGGTATAGAGGCAGTAGCGAAGATAAAGGGGATTAGGCCTGGGGCAGAGAGTGTGGTTATCGTAATAACCGGCTATGCCGATGAACAAGCTCCCGTAAGGGCACTAAGATTAGGGGTAGACGATTATATCTACAAGCCCTTTAAGAGGGAACAGTTTTTGCATATTGTGGAGCAAAATTTAAGGATTTACCGATTGGAGAAAGAAAAAGAAAAACACAATGAAGTAATCGAGAAGATTAATCAAGAATTGGAAGGTACGGTTAAACAAAGGACCAAAGATTTAAAAAACCTTTATGGAGAATTACAAGTAACTTATCTACGCACAATCAAAGCTCTGGCTCAAGCGATTGATGCCCGGGATCACTATACTCATAGCCACTCAGTAAATGTAACTAAATGTGCGGTAATGATTGCAAAGGAGATGAAATTATCAGCCGAAGAGATCGATGAAATAAAGCAAGCCAGTGAGCTTCATGATTTAGGTAAGATTGGCATTCATGATTATATTTTGACTAAACCAGGAAAATTAACTTCTCAAGAATGGGAAGAAGTGAGACTTCATTCGTTAAAAGGCGCGGAGATTTTAGAACCATTGACGTTCTTAAAAGGGGCTATTAAATTGATTCAGCGGCATCATGAGAGATATGATGGCAAAGGGTACCCTTATGGATTAAAAGGAGAATCAATTCACTTAGGTGCAAGGATAATGGCGCTGGCAGATGCTTTTGATGCAATGATTTCTGAGCGACCTTATCGGGAAAAACCTCTTACTAAACAAGGGGCGATTAAAGAGGTTAAGAAAAACTCAGGAACTCAATTTGACCCTCAGGTTGTCCAGGCATTTTTGAAAATAGTAGATAAGTTGTAGGACATTGTTAACTTAAGATGAATGTGATATTATCCTCGACTGTCTCGTTGAATTGGGGGTTCTTAAAGAAATCTCTGGTCGCAATATTTGATGAAAAAATTAATTTTTTTGTTTTTGGTTATGGGAAGTTCAAGTTACCTCTTTGCCCAGCCACTTACCCGGGAGGATGTTTTCCCAGAGGCAAAAAAGAAGAACCCAGGGATAATCTCTGCCCACCAGTCTGCAAAAGTTTACATCCCATTTGACCACAAGCATGCCCTTTGTGCTTCAAGTATCCCGCTGTGCTTTTTGCTATAAAAAAGCACAGGAAAGTGTAACATTTCATTCGCCTCTTTCGTCTAAATAGTAGAGGTGAAAAAAGGTGCAAACTCAATGGAGGAAGATTTCGAACTCCTTGCCAAGTTTAAAAAGGGTGACCAGCATGCATTTGAATTGTTGGTCAGGAAGTATAAAACGACTGTTTATAATACAATTTATTCCATTATTGGTAATGCTCAAGAGGCAGATGATATTGCTCAGGAAGTTTTCCTTAAAGTTTATACTAAGGCAGGTAGTTTTAAGGGGAAATCCTCTTTTTCTACCTGGCTTTATAGAATTACAGTTAACAAGTGTCTTGATGAACTCAGGAGAAGAAAAAATAAGATTATATCTTATGAAACGGGATTTAATGAAGAAGAGAAATTAAAGTTGAAAGATGTTTTAGCAAGCAGGGAAAAAGATAGTACCGAAGAGCTGATACAGAATGAATTACAGGATATTATCCAGAAAGCAATGAATTCTTTGCCAGAAAAGTACCGTATTATTTTGACTTTTAAAGAAATAGAGGGTTTATCTTATAATGAAATTTCTCAAGTAATGAAGATTTCTCTTGGCAAAGTGAAGATATGGC
The sequence above is drawn from the bacterium genome and encodes:
- a CDS encoding HD domain-containing phosphohydrolase encodes the protein FLIRFVNMSGYTFDAIARLIDSLASKDRYSRRHYRESSILAKKVGQKLNLGEKQLQILETAGFLYDIGKIKIPKFILTKEGPLTDEGTDILRSHTIHARDIILRHGKLDDIAEIVYYHHERWDGKGYPAGLKGKEIPLLSRILAVVDAYQAMISDRPYRKALSVKQAKKELIKNAGTQFDPAVVDALLKLEDKEEKVEIVQEELIESGLERRRYPRVQADFGIKYRIKEARVDFKDGKSVNISERGIMFVSSENLVQESSLELKIQLPASYGTIETKGRICYIADDSTPEKKSYRCGIAFQRLGSKDQNKIKQFVKDTIYSFELNK
- a CDS encoding GNAT family N-acetyltransferase, which produces MEQVILVQPEGIFTRNSSIIEDNSLWWSYLREVCRLRGDIFFTEGLLDKEDLTRDGRETDVYDKLATHFLAIENEKVVGTVRMVDSLSLDKNLKEIPSQILFQKLGLQKYETALQYLLAELKQKNRRVVECSRLVIDEAYRRFRNVHSQVAISLITSIAWFCSENHIDDMIITSGSKYKTSTIYKRIGFNPVFDFNDSCPLEPFYYERFNDYSELMHCPVKKGIKNLSEFMDRLKPVYQRAKIIKKR
- a CDS encoding PilZ domain-containing protein, translating into MAEEKRKFLRIRADFGIKYKIKDSHSPPKKAVSVNISEGGIMIKVSEKLDIRTILELKITLPSPHVTISSLGQVIYVLDNYWDEYPPYRYGVEFLELKKKDREVIRKFVNEAIAKLDWKHWL
- a CDS encoding PilZ domain-containing protein, with the protein product MKNKQKNIEKRASRRFAISLPVTYNITIPPFKKQLKIRTIAKDISARGIGFVGSNKPPLVMNLQIGFPPKDKSVKSTKSKFINVKARITHSKPISKEHKDIFRTGVCFVELSKKDVVLLRKFLDRYKKR
- a CDS encoding ATP-binding protein, producing the protein MGLKGIVAFLGKKAIWGSNKKFLAYCKNLINQAPDLLDRGLGTACSGQMKEVIELCERRKRERDKEFWWVYAMACCLYQQAFCRFGRKSEGQYLEKANQIAEENGFTDIVFWINKCKLDYSGICGRTHQVQEAQGLIFNCLKRMKESSTYEVFVLPVLAWDALNRGDFKSAQEWASRLLELATKLGYINLQVQGNVLLGKVAFELKRMEEALSYFKKAVSLGREKKVEQLIPALYNTAEVFLEQNKITEAKGYLEQTQQRLETELELPDSYYHIHLMRLQGLVAQEEKQFERAEGYFSQGIKIAQSQGNLLEEGIIQLKLGKFYMELKDFEQATVALEEASAKFIIIDNQFQLSRANESRKVLKERQKSSITSEITQKPPSPLRQQIEMLDEFMKLVVSNLDLDGVLNNIIEYIMKVTNADRGFLILLDEAGRPYSQVIRTKEKFDQKKDALFKNFSHTITEKVLKTQRPIWVTDAQGDSRFADAESVLSLDIRSVVCVPLKKEKKEIIGLVYIDRQFLVDVFTSDDLALVESLAEYASIALVNARLHSGVQKKLKTTEMQLIQSEKMATVGVLAGGVAHEINTPLGAILLNAEILLREIEAKPHKEMLEKIEESTRQCMGIIEMLLQYSRKTSAKFEELDLNRAIDRSCAFLEHQLLRDKIRFLKQQGMVSPIEGNFNELMQVFTNLIINAKEAIKSIKESGTITIKSYQQGDFVVVQIKDDGIGIPEEHNGKIFDPFFTTKDVGKGTGLGLSIVYRIVENHKGSIEVSSKLQEGSTFTIRMPVKKRGVSI
- a CDS encoding HD domain-containing phosphohydrolase, which translates into the protein MKERILIIEDDKSFCRTLTLILEKEGYLVVGAKDAHQAIEAAKETFFELIIADVRLPGDMDGIEAVAKIKGIRPGAESVVIVITGYADEQAPVRALRLGVDDYIYKPFKREQFLHIVEQNLRIYRLEKEKEKHNEVIEKINQELEGTVKQRTKDLKNLYGELQVTYLRTIKALAQAIDARDHYTHSHSVNVTKCAVMIAKEMKLSAEEIDEIKQASELHDLGKIGIHDYILTKPGKLTSQEWEEVRLHSLKGAEILEPLTFLKGAIKLIQRHHERYDGKGYPYGLKGESIHLGARIMALADAFDAMISERPYREKPLTKQGAIKEVKKNSGTQFDPQVVQAFLKIVDKL
- a CDS encoding sigma-70 family RNA polymerase sigma factor, producing MEEDFELLAKFKKGDQHAFELLVRKYKTTVYNTIYSIIGNAQEADDIAQEVFLKVYTKAGSFKGKSSFSTWLYRITVNKCLDELRRRKNKIISYETGFNEEEKLKLKDVLASREKDSTEELIQNELQDIIQKAMNSLPEKYRIILTFKEIEGLSYNEISQVMKISLGKVKIWLFRARQKLKEKLAFLYPQGE